One Keratinibaculum paraultunense genomic window carries:
- a CDS encoding ABC transporter ATP-binding protein, whose protein sequence is MVTIVSPLIIRTTIDSIIGSEPIGSNFLERLIQYIGGRAYLRKNLWIIGVLLVFIAVLRGILLYFRNTLASKTAENTAKNIRDSLYDQIQRLPYEYHVKAETGDLIQRCTSDVNTIKRFLSIQLVEVAGSLFMLGFVSYTMFKLNVKMTLVSMATMPIIFIFAFIFFSKVKKAFEASDEAEAELTTVLQENLTGVRVVKACANQKYEIEKFDEKNKDYRDKTYKLIQDLALYWGASDFICFIQIGLTIVFGSIWAVAGEISLGTVMAFSTYVNMLLWPIRQMGRTLTDMGKAIVSIGRIEEIFNENIEILNGNNEKPEIKGNIEFENVYFEYEKNTPVIDNISFSVKAGSTVAIIGPTGSGKSSLVYLLARLYDYNRGSILIDGKELKDIDKAWVRKNIGIVLQEPFLYAKTIRDNIKLANPNIQDKKVYESAKIASIHQDIKSFDKGYDTYVGERGVSLSGGQKQRVAIARTIINDCPIVVFDDSLSAVDTETDISIRKALNNRKNKSTTIIISHRISTVSEADEIIVLDNGRIIQRGNHEKLINEKGLYQRLYEIQNSMKDLEEDIKLHA, encoded by the coding sequence ATGGTCACTATAGTATCACCTCTTATCATTAGAACTACTATAGACTCTATTATTGGCAGTGAACCTATAGGTTCTAACTTTTTAGAAAGATTAATTCAATATATAGGAGGTAGAGCTTATCTAAGAAAAAATCTTTGGATTATTGGTGTACTATTAGTATTTATTGCAGTTTTAAGAGGTATATTGCTTTATTTTAGAAATACCTTAGCAAGTAAAACAGCTGAAAATACTGCAAAAAACATTAGGGATTCCCTATATGATCAAATTCAAAGACTCCCTTATGAATACCATGTAAAAGCAGAGACGGGAGATTTAATTCAAAGGTGTACTTCAGATGTAAATACTATAAAAAGATTTTTGTCTATACAATTGGTAGAAGTAGCTGGTTCACTATTTATGTTGGGATTTGTATCTTATACTATGTTTAAACTTAATGTAAAAATGACTTTAGTTTCCATGGCTACTATGCCTATAATTTTCATATTTGCATTTATATTCTTTTCTAAAGTAAAAAAGGCCTTTGAGGCTTCTGATGAAGCAGAGGCAGAATTAACTACAGTGCTACAAGAAAATCTTACAGGTGTAAGAGTAGTAAAGGCCTGTGCTAATCAAAAATATGAAATAGAAAAGTTTGATGAAAAAAATAAAGACTATAGGGATAAAACCTATAAATTAATTCAAGATTTAGCCCTATATTGGGGAGCTTCTGATTTTATTTGTTTTATACAAATTGGATTAACTATAGTCTTTGGAAGTATTTGGGCTGTAGCTGGAGAAATATCTCTAGGTACTGTAATGGCCTTTTCTACATATGTAAATATGTTATTGTGGCCTATTAGACAAATGGGAAGAACTTTAACAGATATGGGAAAAGCCATAGTATCCATAGGAAGAATTGAGGAAATTTTTAATGAGAATATAGAAATTTTAAATGGAAACAATGAAAAGCCAGAAATTAAAGGTAATATTGAATTTGAAAATGTTTATTTTGAATATGAAAAGAATACTCCAGTAATTGACAATATCTCCTTTTCAGTAAAGGCTGGTAGTACAGTGGCCATAATTGGTCCAACAGGTTCTGGCAAATCCTCTTTAGTCTATTTATTAGCAAGACTTTATGATTATAATAGGGGTTCCATATTAATAGATGGAAAAGAATTAAAAGATATTGATAAGGCTTGGGTTAGAAAAAATATAGGAATTGTATTACAAGAGCCTTTCCTATATGCCAAAACCATTAGAGATAATATAAAATTAGCTAATCCTAATATTCAAGATAAAAAGGTTTATGAATCTGCTAAAATTGCCAGTATCCATCAGGATATTAAATCCTTTGATAAAGGATATGATACCTATGTGGGAGAAAGAGGAGTTTCCCTATCTGGTGGACAAAAGCAAAGGGTTGCCATTGCTAGAACCATTATAAATGATTGCCCTATTGTGGTCTTTGATGATTCTCTATCTGCTGTAGATACAGAAACTGATATATCCATTAGGAAAGCCCTAAATAATAGAAAAAATAAATCTACGACTATAATAATATCCCATAGAATATCTACAGTATCTGAGGCCGATGAAATTATAGTTTTAGACAATGGAAGAATAATACAAAGAGGTAATCATGAAAAATTAATAAATGAAAAAGGATTGTATCAAAGATTATATGAAATTCAAAATTCTATGAAGGATTTAGAAGAAGATATAAAATTACATGCCTAG
- a CDS encoding ABC transporter ATP-binding protein yields the protein MKYKAIDIVKYYGDLKVLDGITIDFQPNKTTCILGPSGCGKTTFLNIIAGLTDMDSGEIIGFENQHISYVFQEDRLIPWKNVKENIGFVLKGKMPESKIEATINRYLKLVNLEEYKYYYPKELSGGMRQRISILRAFAYPSNVLIMDEPFKSLDINNKQIVMDFFKELMAAKNRTCIMVTHDMEEAFTLGDRIVILTDKPTRVKEIIEV from the coding sequence ATGAAATATAAAGCAATAGATATAGTAAAATACTATGGAGATTTAAAGGTTTTAGATGGCATTACTATTGATTTTCAACCAAATAAAACTACTTGTATTTTAGGACCTTCTGGGTGTGGAAAAACCACTTTTTTAAATATAATAGCAGGATTAACAGATATGGATTCAGGAGAAATAATTGGATTTGAAAATCAACATATATCTTATGTTTTTCAAGAGGATAGATTAATTCCATGGAAAAATGTAAAGGAAAATATTGGTTTTGTTTTAAAAGGCAAAATGCCTGAAAGTAAAATAGAAGCTACTATAAATAGATATTTAAAATTAGTTAATTTAGAGGAGTATAAATATTATTATCCAAAAGAACTAAGTGGGGGTATGAGACAAAGAATAAGTATATTGAGGGCTTTTGCTTATCCTTCCAATGTGCTTATAATGGATGAACCCTTTAAATCCTTAGATATAAATAATAAACAAATTGTAATGGATTTTTTTAAAGAATTAATGGCAGCAAAAAATAGAACCTGTATAATGGTTACCCATGATATGGAAGAGGCTTTCACATTGGGAGATAGGATAGTAATTCTTACGGATAAACCTACTAGAGTGAAAGAAATAATTGAAGTTTAG
- a CDS encoding NADH-dependent [FeFe] hydrogenase, group A6 — MVNIVIDNKKIKVSEGTTILDAAKSNSIPIPNLCYLKELNEIGACRVCVVEIEGINRLVTACNNVVEEGMVIYTNSPKVRETRRINVELILSQHDARCAACVRSGNCSLQTIANDLGILDIPYEEDLPHAEWTKGFPLVRNYEKCIKCMRCIQVCDKIQGLNIWDLSNTGSRTNVDVSLNRRIEESDCSLCGQCITHCPVGALHERDDTQKVFEALADEDKITVVQIAPAVRAAWGEELGLSRDFATVNRLVSTLRRMGFDYIFDTNFTADLTIMEEGSEFLEKLKNKENEKFPMFTSCCPGWIRFMKTQYPDMVDQLSTAKSPQQMFGAIAKSYYAELLNVDPSRIFCVSIMPCTAKKYECDVSVLNDAGAGQDVDVVLTTREVVRMIRAEHIVPETLEEEEFDTPLGISSGAAVIFGATGGVMEAALRTAYYLVTNENPDPDAFKEVRGKKGWKEAIFDLDGNKIRVAVASGLGNTRRLIEAIRNGEVEYDFVEIMACPGGCAGGGGQPIKDGVELAEERAEVLYGLDKINNIRFSHENPAIIKCYEDYLGKPLSHRSHKLLHTDQRKWELDTLFKKI, encoded by the coding sequence ATGGTAAATATAGTAATTGATAATAAAAAGATAAAAGTTTCAGAAGGAACAACTATATTAGATGCAGCTAAATCAAATAGCATACCTATTCCCAATCTTTGTTATCTTAAGGAATTAAATGAAATTGGAGCATGTAGAGTTTGTGTAGTAGAAATAGAAGGAATCAATAGATTGGTTACAGCCTGTAATAATGTAGTAGAAGAAGGTATGGTCATCTATACCAATAGTCCAAAGGTAAGGGAAACCAGACGTATAAATGTGGAATTAATTCTTTCACAACATGATGCTCGATGTGCTGCCTGTGTTAGAAGTGGAAATTGTAGTTTACAAACTATAGCCAATGATTTAGGAATTTTAGACATTCCTTATGAAGAGGATTTACCTCATGCAGAATGGACTAAAGGTTTTCCATTAGTACGGAATTATGAAAAATGTATAAAATGTATGCGTTGTATTCAAGTGTGTGATAAAATTCAAGGTTTAAACATATGGGATCTATCTAATACAGGTTCTAGAACCAATGTAGATGTTTCTTTAAATAGAAGAATAGAAGAATCTGACTGTTCCCTTTGTGGTCAATGTATTACCCATTGCCCTGTTGGTGCTCTTCATGAAAGAGATGATACTCAAAAAGTATTTGAAGCATTAGCAGATGAAGATAAGATTACAGTAGTGCAAATTGCACCAGCGGTAAGAGCAGCCTGGGGAGAAGAGCTAGGTTTGAGTAGGGATTTTGCAACAGTAAATAGATTGGTATCAACATTAAGAAGAATGGGATTTGACTATATATTTGACACTAACTTTACAGCAGATTTAACCATAATGGAAGAGGGAAGTGAATTTTTAGAGAAATTGAAGAATAAAGAAAATGAGAAATTTCCTATGTTTACTTCCTGCTGTCCAGGATGGATACGTTTTATGAAAACTCAATATCCTGATATGGTAGATCAACTATCCACTGCTAAATCGCCACAACAAATGTTTGGAGCCATAGCTAAATCCTATTATGCAGAATTATTAAATGTAGATCCCAGTAGGATTTTTTGTGTATCTATTATGCCTTGTACAGCTAAAAAATATGAATGTGATGTATCTGTTTTAAATGATGCAGGTGCTGGGCAGGATGTAGATGTAGTGTTAACTACTAGAGAAGTGGTAAGGATGATAAGAGCCGAGCATATTGTACCAGAAACATTAGAAGAAGAGGAATTTGACACACCATTGGGCATTAGCTCTGGTGCTGCAGTTATATTTGGTGCAACTGGAGGAGTAATGGAAGCAGCTTTAAGAACAGCTTACTATTTGGTAACCAATGAAAATCCAGATCCAGACGCATTTAAGGAAGTAAGAGGTAAAAAAGGTTGGAAAGAAGCAATTTTTGATTTAGATGGGAATAAAATTAGAGTAGCTGTTGCCAGTGGTTTAGGTAATACTAGAAGATTAATAGAAGCTATTAGAAATGGTGAAGTAGAATATGATTTTGTTGAAATAATGGCTTGTCCTGGTGGATGTGCAGGTGGAGGAGGTCAACCTATTAAGGATGGAGTTGAATTAGCTGAAGAAAGAGCTGAAGTATTGTATGGATTAGATAAGATAAATAATATTCGATTTTCGCATGAAAATCCAGCAATAATAAAATGTTATGAAGATTATCTAGGTAAGCCTTTATCCCATCGTTCTCATAAGCTTCTTCATACAGACCAACGCAAGTGGGAATTGGATACACTTTTTAAAAAAATATAA
- a CDS encoding ABC transporter transmembrane domain-containing protein, with protein sequence MENEKIDITIWRNFLELVKNHKRDFILLAIIMVFVGALDSVFPLFTKYAIDNFIVEENLIGLNKFIKLFFIIIAFQGINVYLFLAMGGKVETNVSYDIRKKGFEKLQILPLSYYDEKAVGWLMARMTSDINGISETLSWGIVDFAWGLAMMLAVVIAMFRLNAKLALIALTVVPPLAIASAYFQNKILKAQREVRNVNSKITAAYNEDISGAMTTKTLVREEINLEEFKEITEEMKKKSVRATIVSSLYFPIILVLGSIGTALVLNSGGKDVIQGTISYGTMAAFIAYTAQFFEPVRQLAVVFAEIQGAQASAERVFSLNK encoded by the coding sequence TTGGAAAATGAGAAAATTGATATTACGATATGGAGAAATTTCTTAGAATTAGTGAAAAATCACAAAAGAGATTTTATTCTACTAGCTATAATTATGGTATTTGTAGGCGCTTTGGACTCTGTATTTCCCCTATTTACTAAATATGCCATTGATAATTTTATAGTAGAAGAAAATTTAATAGGATTAAATAAATTTATAAAATTATTTTTTATAATTATAGCATTTCAGGGTATAAATGTATATTTATTTTTAGCTATGGGTGGAAAAGTGGAAACTAATGTATCTTATGATATTAGAAAAAAAGGATTTGAAAAATTACAAATCCTCCCCTTATCCTATTATGATGAAAAAGCTGTAGGTTGGTTAATGGCTAGAATGACCTCTGATATAAATGGTATATCTGAAACCCTATCCTGGGGCATAGTGGACTTTGCCTGGGGTCTAGCCATGATGTTGGCAGTTGTAATTGCCATGTTTAGGCTTAATGCTAAATTAGCCTTAATAGCATTAACAGTAGTACCCCCTTTGGCCATAGCCTCAGCATATTTTCAAAATAAAATATTAAAGGCTCAAAGGGAAGTTAGAAATGTTAATTCTAAAATAACTGCTGCTTATAATGAAGATATATCTGGTGCCATGACTACTAAAACTTTAGTTCGAGAAGAAATAAATTTAGAAGAATTTAAGGAAATCACCGAAGAAATGAAAAAGAAATCAGTAAGAGCCACTATTGTTTCTTCTCTATATTTCCCTATAATTTTAGTATTAGGTAGCATCGGCACTGCCTTAGTTTTAAATTCTGGTGGAAAAGATGTAATTCAAGGCACCATAAGCTATGGTACTATGGCAGCCTTTATAGCTTATACTGCACAATTTTTTGAACCTGTAAGACAATTAGCAGTAGTATTTGCAGAAATTCAAGGGGCACAGGCCTCAGCTGAAAGAGTGTTCTCCCTAAATAAATGA
- a CDS encoding phosphatase PAP2 family protein produces MNRKRLLIISIISITIFIILGINIRTSQEGILFDEIIMDYVHSRTTPLGTNIMKKITYFGSVYFFLPIGIVIFIYMLRKNNTQGILLLILSTLGSYGLNCILKNIFIRTRPLKYFLIKQGGYSFPSGHAMVSMTFYTTMTYLLLKKVNKDEFKRLVWIVNAFIIGVIGFSRIYLGVHWPTDVLMGYLLGYIYYKCIIYIIF; encoded by the coding sequence ATGAATAGAAAAAGATTGCTTATTATAAGTATTATATCCATAACAATATTTATAATATTAGGAATCAATATTAGAACTTCTCAAGAAGGGATTTTATTTGATGAAATAATAATGGACTATGTCCATAGCAGAACAACTCCTCTAGGTACAAATATTATGAAAAAAATTACTTATTTTGGGTCAGTATATTTTTTCTTACCCATTGGGATAGTAATATTTATATATATGCTAAGGAAAAATAATACCCAGGGAATTCTTTTATTAATACTATCTACCTTAGGTTCCTATGGGTTAAATTGTATACTGAAAAATATATTTATAAGAACTAGACCTTTAAAATACTTTTTAATAAAACAAGGGGGATATAGTTTTCCCAGTGGACATGCTATGGTATCCATGACCTTTTACACTACAATGACTTATCTATTGCTTAAAAAGGTTAATAAAGATGAATTTAAAAGATTAGTATGGATTGTTAATGCATTTATTATAGGAGTAATAGGATTTAGTAGAATTTATTTAGGAGTTCATTGGCCTACAGATGTACTCATGGGATATTTATTAGGATATATATACTATAAATGTATAATCTATATAATTTTTTAA
- a CDS encoding metal ABC transporter permease has protein sequence MALIMEALQQDFIVRGIIVGSLIGISASFLGIFLVFKKQSMIGDGLAHVSFATVAIALLLNKSPLLVSIPLVILSSFLILKLNEKANIHGDAAIGLISSFAVAVGVLISSIAKGFNVDLFSYLFGSILVISKMDLFLSIILSILVILIICIFYNSLFAITYDEDFAKVSGVNCKLINYMISILTSIVVVLGIRVVGTMLISSMIIFPTVTALQVSNGFKSTIFISSIISVTSVILGTFISYIFNLPTGATIVFINGIFFVLFFLIRKFKYDN, from the coding sequence ATGGCACTAATTATGGAAGCTTTACAACAAGATTTTATAGTTAGAGGTATAATAGTAGGTTCGTTAATAGGTATTTCTGCATCCTTTTTAGGTATATTTTTAGTATTTAAAAAACAATCCATGATAGGTGATGGGCTTGCCCATGTAAGCTTTGCAACAGTTGCTATAGCTTTATTATTAAACAAATCTCCATTGCTTGTGTCTATACCATTAGTTATACTTTCATCATTTTTGATACTTAAATTAAATGAAAAAGCTAATATCCATGGAGATGCAGCTATAGGACTTATTTCATCTTTTGCTGTAGCAGTGGGAGTTTTAATATCCAGCATAGCAAAGGGATTTAATGTGGATTTGTTTTCCTATTTATTTGGTAGCATATTAGTAATAAGTAAAATGGATTTGTTTTTATCCATAATACTTTCTATTCTAGTTATATTGATAATATGTATTTTTTATAATAGCTTATTTGCTATAACCTATGATGAGGATTTTGCTAAGGTATCTGGCGTAAATTGTAAACTTATTAACTATATGATATCTATATTAACATCAATTGTAGTGGTTTTGGGAATTAGGGTAGTAGGGACCATGCTTATATCCAGCATGATAATATTCCCAACAGTTACAGCATTGCAAGTATCCAATGGTTTTAAAAGTACTATATTTATTTCTTCTATAATATCTGTAACTAGTGTGATTTTAGGTACCTTTATATCCTATATATTCAATTTACCAACAGGGGCAACAATTGTGTTTATAAATGGAATATTTTTTGTATTGTTCTTTTTAATAAGAAAATTTAAATATGATAATTAA
- a CDS encoding NAD(P)-binding protein, translated as MSRLSIITKDKAQATVEVLYKDLERRIIASPPGLCPIDLASSFLKMCHAQTCGKCVPCRVGLGQLENLLENVLDGKADMEIIDLIEKTAKAIYYSADCAIGYEAANMVLQGVEGFRDDFEEHILRGRCTFELYQPVPCVSLCPAGVDVPGYIALISEGRYKDAIRLIRKDNPMPATCSLVCEHPCETRCRRNMIDDSINIRGLKRFAAENAGKVPVEERAPSTGKKVAIVGGGPSGLSAAYYLSIMGHDVEIFEQNQKLGGMLRYGIPSYRLPREVLDEEINTILSTGIKVHKGVKIGKDLTVSELKEKFDAIYIAIGAQTDKKLGIEGQEAEGVVSAVEILRQIGDEKYPDFTGKSVVVVGGGNVAIDVARSAVRLGAKNVKIVYRRRKVDMPAMKEEVEGAIAEGCEIYDLYAPSKIETDESGHVKAILLKPQIVGPIRDGRPMPVELKDDIHRIECNSVIIAIGQGIESKAFEEEGIPVTKGAIDAPDWLGIEDIPGIYAGGDCVSGPATVIRAIAAGKVAAANIDNYLGYHHIIETDVKIPEARLADRIPCGRVNMRERDASERVKDFDLVECGMTCEEANQESRRCLRCDHFGFGVFKGGRIERW; from the coding sequence ATGAGTAGACTTAGCATTATTACTAAAGATAAAGCACAAGCCACTGTTGAAGTCCTATATAAAGACCTAGAACGTAGAATTATTGCAAGTCCTCCAGGATTGTGTCCCATCGATTTAGCTTCTTCTTTTCTAAAGATGTGTCATGCTCAAACTTGTGGAAAGTGTGTTCCCTGTAGAGTAGGTTTAGGACAATTGGAAAATTTGTTAGAAAATGTATTAGATGGGAAAGCAGACATGGAAATTATTGACTTAATTGAAAAGACTGCAAAAGCTATATATTATTCAGCAGATTGCGCTATAGGATATGAAGCAGCTAATATGGTTTTACAAGGAGTTGAAGGTTTTAGAGATGATTTTGAAGAGCATATATTACGAGGTAGATGTACTTTTGAACTATATCAGCCAGTTCCATGTGTATCCTTATGCCCTGCTGGAGTAGATGTACCAGGTTATATTGCATTGATATCTGAAGGTAGATACAAAGATGCTATTAGATTAATAAGAAAGGATAATCCTATGCCTGCTACTTGTTCATTAGTTTGTGAACATCCTTGTGAAACTAGATGTAGAAGAAATATGATAGATGACTCCATCAATATTAGAGGCTTAAAGCGATTTGCAGCAGAGAATGCAGGCAAGGTACCTGTTGAGGAAAGGGCACCTTCTACTGGTAAAAAAGTAGCTATAGTTGGAGGGGGTCCTAGTGGATTAAGTGCAGCTTATTATCTATCCATTATGGGACATGATGTAGAAATATTTGAACAAAATCAGAAACTAGGTGGAATGTTAAGATATGGAATACCAAGCTATAGACTTCCAAGAGAAGTATTAGATGAGGAGATTAATACTATTCTTTCTACAGGAATAAAAGTGCACAAAGGTGTAAAAATTGGTAAGGATTTGACAGTATCAGAATTGAAAGAGAAATTTGATGCCATTTATATAGCTATTGGAGCTCAGACAGATAAAAAACTAGGTATTGAAGGTCAGGAAGCAGAAGGTGTTGTTTCTGCAGTTGAAATTTTACGTCAAATAGGAGATGAAAAATATCCTGATTTTACAGGTAAGTCTGTTGTAGTTGTTGGGGGAGGTAATGTGGCAATAGATGTAGCCCGATCAGCAGTACGTTTAGGTGCTAAAAATGTTAAGATAGTTTATCGTAGGCGAAAGGTGGATATGCCTGCTATGAAAGAGGAAGTTGAAGGAGCAATAGCAGAAGGTTGTGAAATATATGATTTATACGCACCAAGTAAAATTGAAACTGATGAAAGTGGGCATGTAAAAGCTATTTTACTGAAACCACAAATTGTAGGTCCAATAAGAGATGGTAGACCAATGCCAGTTGAATTAAAAGATGATATCCATAGAATAGAATGCAATTCAGTTATTATAGCTATAGGGCAAGGAATTGAATCAAAAGCTTTTGAAGAGGAAGGAATACCAGTAACTAAAGGAGCAATAGATGCTCCTGATTGGTTAGGTATAGAGGATATTCCTGGAATATATGCTGGTGGGGATTGTGTATCAGGACCAGCAACGGTAATTAGAGCTATAGCAGCTGGAAAGGTGGCAGCTGCTAATATAGATAATTATTTAGGATACCATCATATAATAGAAACAGATGTTAAGATACCAGAAGCTAGATTGGCAGATAGAATACCTTGTGGAAGGGTTAATATGAGGGAAAGAGATGCGTCGGAGAGAGTTAAGGATTTTGATTTAGTAGAATGTGGTATGACTTGTGAAGAAGCTAATCAAGAGTCTAGAAGATGCTTAAGATGTGATCACTTTGGATTTGGAGTATTTAAAGGGGGTAGGATTGAAAGATGGTAA
- a CDS encoding ABC transporter substrate-binding protein — MNKRYLIMICLIIIILFTTSCGTNKAVEEPITVNFSFVDGIPALTVAKILKENPTIDENITINYEIQKSPDLLVSKVLKEEADIAIVPSNLAAQAFNKGLPYKLVGTATWGTIYLVGTEDINSVDELKGKEIYAFGKGLTPDLVLRFVLTENGIDPDKDINISYLNAASEVAPALLGGKAKLALLPEPLVTNIMMKKEDIKVVLDLNEEWKNITGTSGGYPQASLIIKTDLIENNREFVEEFIKLYEESIKWAKENPEKLGDYSEELELGVNKASIVEGIERINIGPFSIGESKEEYKIYFETIMDFAPDFIGGKIPNEEIYFER; from the coding sequence ATGAACAAAAGATATTTAATTATGATATGTTTAATTATAATAATTTTATTTACCACTAGCTGCGGAACAAATAAAGCTGTAGAAGAACCGATAACAGTTAATTTTTCTTTTGTAGATGGTATACCTGCTCTTACGGTAGCTAAAATATTAAAGGAGAACCCTACTATAGATGAAAATATAACTATAAACTATGAAATACAAAAATCTCCAGATCTATTAGTCAGCAAGGTACTAAAAGAAGAAGCAGATATAGCAATAGTTCCTTCTAATTTGGCAGCTCAAGCGTTTAATAAGGGGCTTCCTTATAAGCTAGTAGGAACAGCTACTTGGGGAACTATTTATTTAGTTGGTACAGAAGATATAAATAGCGTTGATGAATTAAAGGGAAAGGAAATATATGCTTTTGGGAAAGGACTTACACCAGATTTAGTACTTAGATTTGTACTTACAGAAAATGGTATTGATCCAGATAAAGATATAAATATAAGTTATTTAAATGCTGCTTCAGAAGTAGCTCCTGCTTTATTGGGAGGTAAAGCTAAATTAGCTCTTCTTCCAGAACCATTGGTAACCAATATAATGATGAAAAAAGAAGATATTAAAGTAGTGCTTGATTTAAATGAAGAATGGAAAAACATTACAGGAACTAGTGGAGGATACCCTCAAGCTAGTCTAATAATAAAAACAGATTTAATAGAAAACAATAGAGAGTTTGTTGAGGAATTTATTAAATTATATGAGGAAAGCATAAAGTGGGCTAAAGAAAATCCAGAAAAATTAGGGGATTATTCGGAAGAATTGGAATTAGGAGTCAATAAAGCTTCCATAGTGGAAGGGATAGAAAGGATTAACATAGGTCCTTTTTCCATTGGAGAAAGCAAAGAAGAATATAAAATTTATTTTGAGACAATAATGGATTTTGCACCAGATTTCATAGGAGGAAAAATCCCTAATGAGGAAATATACTTTGAAAGATAA
- a CDS encoding Fur family transcriptional regulator — protein MDEFIDNKMIFKKYKIKNTEQRNIVLDILKREKKPLTAEEIFMKARKKDKNINLSTIYRTINIFVSKGIAIKLNIERENKSMFQLNMIDHQHYIRCISCNKKISIDICPIIGYEYFLEENTDFHIIGHNLELYGYCSKCKDKKQ, from the coding sequence ATGGATGAGTTTATTGACAATAAAATGATATTTAAAAAGTATAAAATAAAAAATACTGAACAAAGAAATATAGTACTAGATATATTGAAGAGAGAAAAAAAGCCATTAACTGCAGAAGAAATTTTTATGAAAGCCAGAAAGAAGGATAAAAATATCAATCTTTCAACTATATATAGAACAATTAATATATTTGTGTCAAAAGGTATAGCTATAAAGTTGAATATAGAGAGGGAAAATAAATCCATGTTTCAATTAAATATGATAGATCATCAGCATTATATAAGATGTATATCCTGTAACAAAAAAATAAGTATAGATATTTGCCCTATTATCGGATATGAATATTTTTTAGAAGAAAACACAGATTTTCATATTATTGGGCACAATCTAGAATTATATGGATATTGTTCTAAATGTAAAGATAAAAAACAATAG
- a CDS encoding ABC transporter permease, translating into MRKYTLKDKRLSIISRIVLILIWIVLSHLIDNEVIFPTINSTINSLIDIVKDPKFIIIISYSLMKGLIGFFISLIIAVIMGILSSIFKIVYHIMTPIINFLSSVPTMAIIILALIWLNNEIVPMFVGFIMVFPILYETVLKGILNIDNKIIEMAQVYDVDRLIIVKDIYLPSIFINLSHVFESALGLNLKMVIAGEVLAQPKYGIGSSLQLQKMYLNTSGVFAWIIIILLIVKVIQCLLSKMKHILGINKWKG; encoded by the coding sequence ATGAGGAAATATACTTTGAAAGATAAAAGATTATCTATCATATCTAGGATAGTACTAATACTAATTTGGATAGTACTATCCCATTTAATAGATAACGAAGTAATATTTCCAACTATTAACAGTACCATAAATAGTTTAATTGATATAGTAAAGGATCCTAAATTTATTATCATAATAAGCTATTCTTTGATGAAAGGCTTAATTGGCTTTTTTATATCATTAATTATAGCTGTGATTATGGGAATTTTATCTAGTATATTTAAAATAGTTTATCATATTATGACTCCTATCATAAATTTTTTAAGTTCGGTACCTACTATGGCTATAATTATATTAGCACTTATATGGTTAAATAATGAAATTGTACCTATGTTTGTGGGATTTATAATGGTATTTCCTATATTGTATGAAACAGTTCTTAAAGGCATATTAAACATAGACAATAAAATAATAGAAATGGCACAAGTATATGATGTAGATAGACTTATTATCGTAAAGGATATATATTTACCTAGCATATTTATTAATTTAAGCCATGTATTTGAATCTGCTCTAGGTCTTAATTTAAAGATGGTAATTGCAGGAGAAGTTTTAGCTCAGCCTAAATATGGTATAGGGAGCAGTCTTCAATTACAAAAAATGTATTTAAACACATCAGGAGTTTTTGCTTGGATTATAATAATACTTTTAATTGTTAAAGTGATACAATGTTTATTAAGTAAAATGAAACATATACTTGGTATAAATAAATGGAAGGGATAA